From Terriglobales bacterium, the proteins below share one genomic window:
- the dprA gene encoding DNA-processing protein DprA: MSIAKTAPASHHLQWLALALTPSLGPGRCRRLVEHFGSTAAVFNASLTELEAAGLSAVAAQSIALGKSSELAQEEMVRAASLGAQILTLDDPDYPSLLKQIYDPPVALYVRGDPAILSVPGIGVVGTRHPTPYGLGMAERLSCDLSARGIIIISGMARGIDSAAHRGAISAKARTVAVFGTGIDVFYPRENSRLADQILAFGGALVTEFPVGTFAAPQNFPIRNRIISGMSVGVLVIEAGEYSGTRITARCALEQNRELFAVPGNVTNRNSWGPNTLIKQGAKLTATWEDVWEELPADVRLKLEAERPAATEPGATASLFQSEAVPPQERKVLALLKADESTHIDDIVERLEGTMSSSEIFAALFELELAGKVRQMPGKNFVKAF, translated from the coding sequence ATGTCAATTGCAAAGACCGCACCCGCCTCCCATCACTTGCAGTGGCTCGCCCTGGCGCTGACGCCCTCGCTTGGACCCGGACGATGCCGGCGCCTCGTCGAGCATTTCGGCAGCACCGCGGCCGTGTTCAACGCCAGCCTGACCGAACTGGAAGCGGCCGGACTTTCCGCGGTCGCGGCACAATCCATCGCGCTCGGCAAATCGTCGGAGTTGGCGCAGGAAGAAATGGTGAGAGCGGCCAGCCTCGGCGCGCAGATCCTCACTTTGGACGATCCTGACTACCCGTCGCTGCTCAAGCAAATATACGATCCACCGGTCGCGCTGTATGTTCGCGGGGACCCCGCAATCCTGTCGGTCCCGGGGATCGGAGTGGTCGGCACGCGCCACCCCACACCCTACGGTCTCGGCATGGCCGAGCGACTTTCCTGCGACCTTTCGGCCCGCGGGATCATCATTATCAGTGGCATGGCCCGCGGCATAGACTCGGCTGCGCACCGCGGTGCCATTTCTGCCAAGGCAAGAACCGTCGCCGTCTTCGGAACCGGCATCGACGTTTTTTATCCCCGCGAAAATAGCAGGCTTGCCGATCAGATCCTCGCGTTTGGAGGCGCTCTGGTCACCGAGTTTCCCGTCGGCACATTCGCCGCGCCGCAGAATTTTCCGATTCGCAACCGCATTATCAGCGGCATGTCAGTCGGTGTTTTGGTGATCGAGGCGGGCGAGTACAGCGGGACGCGCATTACCGCGCGATGCGCACTGGAGCAGAATCGCGAGCTGTTTGCTGTGCCGGGCAATGTTACGAACCGCAACTCGTGGGGTCCGAACACGTTGATCAAGCAAGGCGCAAAGTTGACCGCGACCTGGGAAGATGTCTGGGAAGAATTGCCCGCCGACGTTCGGCTGAAGTTGGAGGCGGAGCGGCCTGCTGCAACGGAACCGGGTGCTACCGCATCCCTGTTCCAGTCCGAAGCGGTGCCGCCGCAGGAACGTAAGGTGCTGGCATTGCTCAAAGCGGACGAAAGCACCCACATCGATGACATCGTCGAACGGCTGGAAGGCACAATGTCGTCTTCCGAGATATTCGCCGCGCTTTTCGAGTTGGAACTGGCGGGCAAAGTCCGGCAGATGCCGGGAAAAAATTTCGTAAAAGCTTTTTGA
- a CDS encoding menaquinone biosynthesis protein has product MRRLKVSAISFLNTAPLMWDFDYGATPEQHSDDDLPPELRSDFTVEYTVPSHCAEALKRGRADIGIIPAITYATIPGLVILPDAAIAAKGAVRSILLVSRKPVEQVNTIAADTSSRSSVALARILCQKLWGRVRQFRAFPADLDSMLAACDAALLIGDPALRVARADYFVYDLAEEWRKFTGKPFVFAFWAARMQALSEARRDLDVPAVFRNSRDHGVQPANIATIARGWSGRVGLTEREIAGYLTRNIHFALDAENLEGLELFFRYAAECGVIEEAPSLRFLGMAAPQFVG; this is encoded by the coding sequence ATGCGACGGCTGAAAGTTTCCGCCATTTCGTTCCTCAACACCGCGCCGTTAATGTGGGATTTCGATTACGGCGCCACGCCGGAGCAGCACAGCGACGACGATCTTCCGCCCGAACTGCGGTCTGATTTCACGGTTGAGTACACGGTTCCATCGCACTGCGCCGAGGCCTTGAAGCGGGGCCGCGCGGATATCGGGATCATTCCGGCGATCACCTACGCCACGATTCCAGGTCTGGTGATTCTCCCCGACGCCGCCATCGCCGCGAAAGGCGCCGTGCGATCGATCTTGCTGGTGAGCCGAAAACCGGTCGAGCAGGTGAACACGATCGCCGCCGACACATCATCTCGGAGTTCGGTGGCCCTGGCGCGGATACTCTGCCAGAAGCTCTGGGGGCGCGTCCGGCAGTTTCGCGCTTTCCCCGCCGACCTTGATTCCATGCTCGCCGCCTGCGATGCGGCGCTGCTGATCGGCGACCCCGCCCTGCGCGTCGCACGCGCCGACTATTTCGTGTATGACCTCGCGGAGGAGTGGCGAAAGTTCACCGGCAAACCATTTGTCTTTGCTTTCTGGGCGGCGCGGATGCAGGCGCTGAGCGAAGCGCGCCGCGACCTGGACGTCCCCGCGGTGTTCCGCAATTCGCGTGATCACGGTGTGCAGCCGGCGAATATCGCGACGATCGCGCGCGGCTGGAGTGGCCGCGTCGGGCTGACCGAGCGGGAGATTGCCGGCTATCTGACCCGCAACATCCACTTTGCTCTCGACGCCGAGAACCTGGAGGGCCTGGAACTCTTCTTCCGCTACGCGGCCGAGTGTGGCGTCATTGAGGAGGCGCCGTCGCTGCGCTTCCTCGGCATGGCCGCGCCCCAGTTTGTTGGCTGA